The nucleotide sequence aatatgtaagcagcttcaccgaggtctttcattgaaaaactcttattcaagtatccctttatgctatccagaaattcttcatcatttccaattagtaatatgtcatccacatataatatcagaaatgctacagagctcccactcactttcttgtaaatacaggcttctccaaaagtctgtataaaaccaaatgctttgatcacactatcaaaacgtttattccaactccgagaggcttgcaccagtccataaatggatcgctggagcttgcacactttgttagctccctttggatcgacaaaaccttctggttgcatcatatacaactcttcttccagaaatccattcaggaatgcagttttgacatccatctgccaaatttcataatcataaaatgcggcaattgctaacatgattcagacagacttaagcatcgctacgggtgagaaggtctcatcgtagtcaatcccttgaacttgccgaaaaccttttgcgacaagtcgagctttgtagacagtaatattaccgtcagcgtcagtcttcttcttgaagatccatttattctcaattgcttgccgatcatcgggcaagtcaaccaaagtccatactttgttctcatacatggatcccatctcagatttcatggcttcaagccactttgcggaatctgggctcaccatcgcttcttcatagttcgtaggttcatcatgatctagtagcatgacttccagaacgggattaccgtaccactctggtgcggattttactctagttgatctacgaggttcagtagtatcttgttctgaagtttcatgatcatcatcattagcttcctcactaactggtgtaggtgtcacagaaacagttttctgtgatgtactactttccaataagggagcaggtacagttacctcgtcaagttctactttcctcccactcacttctttcgagagaaattccttctccagaaagtttccgaatttagcaaaaaaagtcttgccttcggatctgtgatagaaggtgtatccaatagtctcctttggatatcctatgaagacacatttctccgatttgagttcaagcttatcaggttgaaactttttcacataagcatcgcagccccaaactttcagaaacgataactttggtttcttgccaaaccatagttcataaggcgtcgtctcaacggattttgatggtgccctatttaacgtgaatgcgcccgtctctagagcgtatctccaaaacgatagcggtaaatcagtaagagacatcatagatcgcatcatatctagtaaagtacgattacgacgttcggacacaccattacgctatggtgttccgggtggcgtgagttgcgaaactattccacaatttttcaaatgtacaccaaactcgtaactcaaatattctcctcaacgatcagatcgtagaaactttattttcttgttacgatgattttcaacttcactctgaaattctttgaacgtttcagacttatgtttcattaagtagatatacccatatctgcttaaatcatctgtgaaggtgagaaaataacgatatccgccacgagcctcaatattcatcggaccacatacatctgtatgtatgatttccaacaaatctgttgctctctccatagtactggagaacggcgttttagtcatcttgcccatgaggcacggttcgcaagtaccaagtgattcataatcaagtggttccaaaagtccatcggtatggagtttcttcacgcgctttacaccgatatgacctaaacggcagtgacacaaataagttgcactatcattatcaactctgcatcttttggcttcaacattatgaatatgtgtgttactactatcgagattaaacaagaatagaccattcttcaagggtgcatgaccataaaagatattactcatataaatagaacaaccattattctctgatttaaatgaataaccgtctcgcatcaaacaagatccagatataatgttcatgcttaacgctggcaccaaataacaattatttaggtctaatattaatcccgaaggtagatgtagaggtagcatgccgactgcgatcacatcgactttggaaccttttcccacgcgcatcgtcacctcgtccttagccaatcttcgcttaatccgtagtccctgttccgagttgcaaatattagcaacagaactagtatcaaatacccaggtgctactgtgagtattagtaaggtacacatcaataacatgtatatcacatatacctttgttcaccttgccatccttcttatccgccaaatacttggggcagttccgcttctagtgaccagtctgcttgcaatagaagcactcagtttcaggcttaggtccaggtttgggtttcttctcttgagtagcaaatttcttgccgttctttttgaagttccccttcttcttccctttgccctttttcttgaaactagtggtcttgttaaccatcaacacttgatgctccttcttgatttctacctccgcagctttcagcatcaagaagagctcgggaatagtcgtattcatcccttgcatattatagttcatcacgaagctcttgtagcttggtggcagtgattggagaattctatcaatgacgcaatcatctggaagattaactcccaattgaatcaagtgattattatacccagactttttgagtatatgctcactgacagaactgttctcctccatcttgcagctatagaacttattggagacttcgtatctctcaatccgggcatttgcttgaaatattaacttcaactcctggaacatctcatatgctccatgacgttcaaaatgtcgctgaagtcccgattctaagccgtaaagcatggcacactgaactattgagtagtcatcagctttgctctgccagacgttcataacatccggcgttgctcctgcagcaggcctggcacccagcggtgcttccaggacgtaattcttctgtgcagcaatgaggataatcctcaagttacggacccagtccgtgtaattgctaccatcacctttcaactttgctttctcaaggaacgcattaaaattcaacggaacaacagcacgagccatctatctacaatcaaacataaacatgcaagatacttatcaggtactaagtttcatgataaatttaagttcagttaatttacctaaagaactcccacttagatagacatccctctaatcctctaagtgattacgtgatccaaatcaactaaaccatgtccgatcatcacgtgagatggagtagtttcatttgtgaacatctttatgttgatcatatctactatatgattcacgctcgacctttcggtctctgtgttccaaggccatatctgtatatgcttggctcgtcaagtttaacctgagtattccgcatgtgcaactgttttgcacccgttgtatttgaacgtagagcctatcacacccgatcatcacgtggtgtctcagcacgaagaactttcgcaacggtgcatactcagggagaatactacttgataatttagtgagagatcatcttataatgctaccgtcaatcaaagcaagataagatgcataaaagataaacatcacatgcaatcaatataagtgatatgatatggccatcatcatcttgtgcttgtgatctccatctccgaagcaccgtcgtgatcaccatcgtcaccggcacgacaccttgatctccatcgtagcatcgttgtcgtctcgccgagcttgtgcttccacgactatcgctaccgtttaggtttaaagtaaagcattacagcgcgattgcattgcatacaataaaacgacaaccatatggctcctgccagttgccgataactcggttacaaaacatgatcatctcatacaataaaatttagcatcatgtgttgaccatatcacatcacaacatgccctacaaaaacaagttagacgtcctctactttgttgttgcaagttttacgtggctgctacgggcttaagaaagaaccaatcttacctacgcatcaaaaccacaacgatagtttgtcaagttggtgttgttttaaccttcgcaaggaccgggcgtagccacactcgattcaactaaagttggagaaactgtcacccgcaagccacctatgtgcaaagcacgccgggagaaccggtctcgcgtaagcgtacgcgtaatgtcgatctgggccgcttcgtccaacaataccgccgaaccaaagtatgacatactggtaagcagtatgacttatatcacccacaactcacttgtgttctactcgtgcatataacatcaacatataaaacctggctctgatgccactgttggggaacgtagtaatttcaaaaaaattcctacgcacacacaagatcatggtgatgcatagcaacgaggggagagtgtgatctacgtaccctttgtagaccgacaacggaagcgtttggttgatgtagtcgtacgtcttcacggcccgaccgatcaagcaccgaaactacgacaccttcgagttttagcacacgttcagctcgatgacgatccctggactccgatccagcaaagtgtcggggaagagttccgtcagcacgacggcgtggtgacgatcttgatgtactactgctgcagggcttcgcctaagcaccgctacaatattatcgaggactatggtggctgggggcgccgcacacggctaagaataagatcacgtggatcaacttctgtgtctctggggtgcccctgcctctgtatataaaggactaaagggggggtgcggccggcctaggagaggcgcgccaggagagtcctactccctctgggagtaggattccccccccccccaatcctagttggaataggattcgcggaggggggaatagagagagaggggccggccccctctccttgtcctattcggaccaagggaggggaggggcgtgcggcccatgtagggctgcctcttctcttttccactaaggcccatcatggcccatatagctcccggggggttccggtaacctcccggtactccggtaaaatcccgatttcacccggaacacttccgatatccaaacataggcttccaatatatcaatctttatgtctcgaccatttcgagactcctcgtcatgtccgtgatcacatccaggactccgaacaaacttcggtacatcaaaatgcataaactcataatataactgtcatcgtaaccttaagcgtgcggaccctacgggttcgagaacaatgtagacatgaccgagacatgtctccggtcaataaccaatagcggaacctggatgctcatattggctcctacatattctacgaagatctttatcggtcagaccgcataacaacatacgttgttccctttgtcatcggtatgttacttgcccgagattcgatcgtcggtattccaaatacctagttcaatctcgttaccggcaagtctctttactcgttctataatacatcatcccgcaactaactcattagttgcaatgcttgcaaggcttaagtgatgtgcattaccgagagggcccagagatacctctccgacaatcggagtgacaaatcctaatctcggaatacgccaacctaacatgtacctttggagacacctgtagagctcctttataatcacccagttacgttgtgacgtttggtagcacacaaagtgttcctctggtaaacgggagttgcataatctcatagtcataggaacatgtataagtcatgaagaaagcaataacaacatactaaacgatcgggtgctaagctagtggaatgggtcatgtcaatcagatcattcacttaatgatgtgatcccgttaatcaaataacaactacttgttcatggttaggaaacataaccatctttgattaacgagctagtcaagtagaggcatactagtgacactttgtttgtcattcacacatgtattatgtttccggtttaatacaattctagcatgaataataaacatttatcatgatataaggaaataaataataactttattattgcctctagggcatatttccttcaggttcttGCGGCAGGAAGATTTTGAAGGATTCACCCAAGGTTGAAGTAGCCACATCAAATTGGGACGACCGAGCTCTTTTGAAAGTTGGTAGCGAGGCTCGTGGTATCGCCAAAACATTATAGGATACCGGAGAGGTTGTTAATATCACACTTGATGGGTGCCATGAAAACCGCCACACCGTCCACGTATAGGTAGGTTTGAATCAAGGTACCACGACGTCGAATCTTGCGGAGAAGGCCCCCTTCTAGTTTCCAAGTCAAGAAGATGTTGAAGGGGATCTATTGCAATGACGAATAGAAGGGGAGAGAGAAGGGGGGGGGCACTTTACTAAGGCGCCTACCATGCTTGATTAGAGGGCCGGCCACGCCTTTTAGTAAAGACAATATAGATTTACTAATAAAGACATCCACCACATTATAGATTTGGGTATGATTTAATTTTATTTGAGTATGGATAAGAGAAGGCATAAAAGTTCCGATTTAGTTGAGtttttggtaagatttgatttgatttgggtaTGGGCAGTGAAAGGCAAGAATTTTTTTGATTTAATTGagattttggtaagatttgatttcATTGAGTTAATGCATGGTGTGGTTTTGTGGAAGTACCAAATTGATTTAGATTGTTCCAAGTTACTCTATTTGTATTATTATTTTTTGCACCATCAGGTGAGATTACTAGAAAAACAACAAATAAATCAAAGAATGAAGGGCGTGGGAAGGAGACGTGATACACCAACTCTCCTTTAACAGTAGAGATTTGTCGTCCACAACTATATATAGACAATAAAGTTTATGCGACAGTGAAAAGCAACTCCCCAACGATCTAAGTGAAAAAGCACATACAAAGTGGGGACAATCTACCAACAATTTGGAAACAAAAAGTGAAATACAGTAACTCTTTTCAAATCGATCAATCAATCAGTCACTCCTAAATTCACTAGCAGTTCTTGTCGGCTGTGACGGGCTTGCACTTGACCTCCTGGAACACGACGGCCGGCGTGCCCGGCGGCGCGAGCGGCAGCACCAGCGGGCATTTGGCCTCGAACTTGCACTTGGTGTAGTGCGCCTGGTACCTGACCTCGCCCGACACCGCCACCTCCACCTTGAACATCCCCGTCGCGTTCTCCGCCTTGAACTCGGCCACGCCGGCGTTGCCGAACGCGACGTAGCCGCCGTCGTCGCCGGAGACGAGGTGGTACACCTGGGTGTCGCCAGGGGGTTGCGTGAACCCCTCCTCGGCGAGCCTGATCCGCTCGAAGGGCTGGCCGTCGAAGCTGTAGCGGGCCTCGAGCGGCTTGGTGTTCCTGACGCTCATGGCCCAGTTCTTGTTACGGACGGTGAGCGTGAGCGAGAGGTTGTAGGCGAACGCGGTGGTCGGGGAGACGGCGAGCGCGAGGCGCGTGAGGGAGGCGTCCCTGACGGTGACCTCGGCGTGGCGGATGAAGCCGTAGGCGGCGACGAGCACGGCCAGGAGGACGGC is from Triticum aestivum cultivar Chinese Spring chromosome 3A, IWGSC CS RefSeq v2.1, whole genome shotgun sequence and encodes:
- the LOC123057849 gene encoding uncharacterized protein, yielding MCCSECGCYDAFCDRCCPCVSYDAREAILCGAACLAVLAGAVLLAVLVAAYGFIRHAEVTVRDASLTRLALAVSPTTAFAYNLSLTLTVRNKNWAMSVRNTKPLEARYSFDGQPFERIRLAEEGFTQPPGDTQVYHLVSGDDGGYVAFGNAGVAEFKAENATGMFKVEVAVSGEVRYQAHYTKCKFEAKCPLVLPLAPPGTPAVVFQEVKCKPVTADKNC